Genomic segment of Streptomyces longhuiensis:
CCAAGAACCACCGCGGCGAGGCCCAGATCGTCGCGCAGGCCGGCCGCAAGGGCGCCGTCACCGTCGCCACGAACATGGCGGGCCGCGGCACCGACATCATGCTCGGTGGCAACCCGGAGGCGATGACCGCCGCCGCACTCGACGAACGCGGCCCCGCCGAGGACGACGACCCCGACCGGCGCCGGGCCGTCGAGGAGAGCGTCGCGGCGTCCGCCGCCGCCGAGCACGACGAGGTGAAGGAGCTCGGCGGGCTCTACGTCCTCGGCACCGAACGGCACGAGTCCCGGCGCATCGACAACCAGCTGCGCGGCCGCTCGGGACGCCAGGGCGACCCCGGGGCGTCCCGCTTCTACCTGTCCCTGGAGGACGAGCTGATGCGCCTGTTCCGCGCCCAGCTCGTCGAGCGGGTCATGGCGATGGCCGACGTCCCCGTATCCGTGCCCATCGAGAACAAGATGGTCACCCGCGCCATCGCCTCCGCCCAGTCCCAGGTCGAGCAGCAGCACTTCGAGTCCCGTAAGGACGTCCTCAAGTTCGACGAGGTCCTCAACCGGCAGCGCACCCTCATCTACCGCGAGCGGCGCCGCGTCCTGGAGGGCGAGGACCTGCGCGCCCAGATCCTCCTCTTCATGGACGAGACCATCAAGGCGTACATCACCACCGAGACCGCTGAGGGCTACCCGGAGGAGTGGGACCTCGACGCGCTCTGGGCCGCCTTCCACGAGCTCTACCCGTGCGGCATCACCCCCGAGGAGCTCGACGACGAGGCGGGCGGGCGGGCCGACCTGACCGCCGCCCTTCTCGTCGAAGCCGTCACCGACGACATCCACGCGCGCTTCGAGGAACGCGAGAGGGAGCTCGGCGCCGAGGCCCTGCGCGATCTGGAACGCGTCGTGGTCCTCGCCGTCCTGGACCGCAAATGGCGCGAACACCTCTACGAGATGGACTACCTCCGCGACGGAATCGGCCTGCGCTACACACTGGGCCGCGAGCCGATCTTCGAGTACGAACGCGAGGGGTTCGACCTGTTCACGGCCATGATGGACGCCATCAAGGAGGAGTCCGTCGGCTACGTCTTCAACCTCGACACCACCGACGACACACCGCCCTCCGACGCCCTCGACGCGGCCCGTCGCCCCGACCGTCTCCACTTCAGCGCGCCCACCATGGACACCGCCGGGGGCCTGCAGGAAGGCGACTTCAACCCCGAGGCGGAGCGGCCCGCGGACGCCCCGCAGCCGCCCGCCGGGCCGACGGACCCCCGCCGGCGCGAGCCATGACGAACCGCCGGGGGACGCGCTGTGCAGGAGGACCGGAGGCCACGCCACAATGGGGGGTATGAGCGACAGCGCATCCCCCCTCGCGGACCCGCACCTCGTCTTCGACCCCGCCGGCTCGGACGGCCCGCGGGACGTCGTCATCCTCGGCTCCACGGGCTCGATCGGCACGCAGGCCATCGACCTGGTGCTGCGCAACCCCGACCGGTTCACGGTCACGGCGCTGTCCGCCGCGGGCGGCCGGGTCGGTCTGCTCGCCGAACAGGCCAGGCAGCTGCGCGTACGCACCGTCGCGGTCGCCCGCGAGGACGTCGTGCCCGCCCTGCGCGAGGCCCTGCGGGCGCAGTACGCCGACGGCGAGCCGCTCCCCGAGATCCTGGCGGGCCCCGACGCGGCCACCCAGCTCGCCGCCTCTTCCTGCCACACGGTGCTCAACGGCATCACCGGATCGATCGGCCTCGCCCCGACACTCGCCGCCCTGGAGGCCGGACGCACGCTGGCCCTCGCCAACAAGGAGTCGCTCATCGTGGGCGGCCCCCTGGTCAAGGCGCTCGCGAAGCCGGGCCAGATCATCCCGGTCGACTCCGAGCACGCCGCGCTCTTCCAGGCCCTCGCGGCCGGCAAGCGCTCGGACGTCCGCAAGCTCGTCGTCACCGCGTCCGGCGGCCCCTTCCGGGGACGGACCAAGGCGGACCTCGCGCACGTCACGCCCGAGGACGCGCTCGCGCACCCGACCTGGGCGATGGGCCCGGTCATCACCGTCAACTCGGCGACTCTCGTCAACAAGGGTCTGGAGGTGATCGAGGCGCACCTCCTCTACGACATCCCGTTCGAGCGGATCGAGGTGGTCGTGCACCCGCAGTCGTACGTGCACTCCATGGTCGAGTTCACGGACGGCTCCACCCTCGCCCAGGCCACGCCGCCCGACATGCGCGGACCCATCGCCATCGGCCTCGGCTGGCCCGAGCGGATCCCCGACGCGGCGCCCGCGTTCGACTGGACGAAGGCGTCGAGCTGGGAGTTCTTCCCCCTCGACACCGAGGCCTTCCCCTCGGTCGGGCTCGCCCGGCACGTCGGGGAGCTCGCGGGCACGGCCCCGGCAGTGTTCAATGCCGCAAACGAGGAGTGCGTCGACGCGTTCCTGAACGGCGCGCTGCCGTTCAACGGCATCATGGACACCGTCACGAAGGTCGTCGAGGAACACGGCGTACCTTCGACCACGACGTCGGGAACTTCCCTGACCGTCGCGGACGTCCTCGAAGCGGAGACCTGGGCACGCGCCCGGGCCCGCGAACTGACGGCACAGGCGACATCGACCGCGGAGGCTCGTGCATGACGACCCTGATGATGATCCTCGGCATAGTCGTCTTCGCGATCGGACTCCTCGTCTCGATCGCCTGGCACGAGCTGGGGCATCTGTCGACCGCGAAGCTCTTCAAGATCCGCGTGCCGCAGTACATGGTCGGTTTCGGCCCGACCATCTGGTCACGCACGAAGGGCGACACGGAGTACGGCGTCAAGGCGATCCCGCTGGGCGGCTACATCCGCATGATCGGCATGTTCCCGCCCGGCCCGGACGGGAAGATCCAGTCCCGCTCCACCTCGCCGTTCCGCAGCATGGTCGAGGACGCGCGGGCGGCGGCCTTCGAGGAGCTCCAGCCGGGCGACGAGACGCGGCTCTTCTACACGCGCAAGCCGTGGAAGAGGGTCATCGTGATGTTCGCGGGCCCCTTCATGAACCTGATCCTCGCGGTCGGCCTCTTCTTCACCGTCCTGATGGGCTTCGGCATCACGCAGCAGACCACCACGGTCAGCTCGGTCCAGCAGTGCGTGGTCAAGCAGAGCGAGAACCGCGACACGTGCAAGAAGTCCGACCCCGCGTCCCCGGCCGCCGCGGCCGGACTGCGGGCCAAGGACAAGATCGTCTCGTTCAACGGTGTGAAGACCGACCAGTGGAACACCCTGTCCGACGAGATCCGCGCCAACCCCGGCCGGACCGTCGACATCGTCGTCCAGCGCGACGGCCAGGAGAAGGTCCTGCACGCCAAGATCGCCACCAACCAGGTGGCGAAGAAGGACAGCAGCGGCCAGATCGTCCAGGGCGAGTACATCAACGCCGGATTCCTCGGCTTCAGTGCCTCGACGGGTGTCGTGCGCCAGGACTTCGGCGACTCCGTGACGTGGATGGGCGACCGGGTCGGCGACGCCGTCCACTCGCTCGCCGCGCTGCCCGGCAAGATCCCGGCCCTGTGGGACGCGGCCTTCGGCGACGGCCCGCGTGAGCCGGACTCGCCGATGGGCGTGGTCGGCGCCGCCCGCGTCGGCGGGGAGATCTTCAACCTGGACATCCCGGCGACCCAGCAGCTCGGCATGGCCCTGATGCTCGTCGCGGGCTTCAACCTGTCGCTGTTCCTCTTCAACATGCTGCCGCTGCTCCCCCTGGACGGCGGGCACATCGCCGGCGCCCTGTGGGAGTCCCTGCGACGGAACGTGGCGAAGGTCTTCAAGCGGCCCGACCCCGGCCCGTTCGACGTGGCGAAGCTGATGCCCGTCGCCTACGTCGTGGCCGGGATCTTCGTCTGCTTCACCGTCCTGGTGCTGATCGCGGACGTCGTCAACCCGGTCAAAATCACGTAGTCACCACCTGTTCAGAGACAAAAAGGGGCCGCGCGCAACGCGTCGAGCAGGGCGGCGGCGGGAGACGGGAGGGCGGCCGGGCATGCTTTGTGCCCGGCCGCCTACCTTTGGGTGGACTTCCGGACGTGATGTGCTCGCTGCCAGGCCGGTGCCGTAATCTCGAAGCCTGGAGCCCGCTCACCACGGGACCCCGATCCGTGTCTTCTTCTCGGGTCTCGATTCCACACCTTGGGGTTGCACAGCAGATGACTGCGATTTCTCTCGGCATGCCGTCCGTTCCGACCAAGCTCGCCGAGCGCCGCAGGAGCCGGCAGATCCAGGTCGGCACCGTGGCGGTCGGCGGAGACGCACCGGTGTCGGTGCAGTCCATGACGACGACCCGTACGTCCGACATCGGCGCCACGCTCCAGCAGATCGCCGAGCTCACCGCGTCCGGCTGCCAGATCGTCCGTGTGGCCTGTCCCACACAGGACGACGCCGACGCACTGCCCGTCATCGCGAAGAAGTCGCAGATCCCCGTGATCGCGGACATCCACTTCCAGCCGAAGTACGTCTTCGCCGCCATCGAGGCGGGCTGCGCCGCGGTCCGGGTGAACCCGGGCAACATCAAGCAGTTCGACGACAAGGTCAAGGAGATCGCGCAGGCGGCCAAGGACCACGGCACCCCGATCCGCATCGGCGTGAACGCGGGCTCGCTCGACGCCCGGCTCCTGAAGAAGTACGGCAAGGCCACCCCCGAGGCGCTCGTCGAGTCCGCCCTGTGGGAGGCGTCCCTCTTCGAGGAGCACGGCTTCCGCGACATCAAGATCTCGGTCAAGCACAACGACCCGGTCGTGATGGTGAACGCCTACCGCCAGCTCGCCGCCCAGTGCGACTACCCCCTGCACCTCGGCGTCACCGAGGCGGGCCCGGCCTTCCAGGGCACCATCAAGTCCGCCGTCGCGTTCGGCGCGCTGCTCTCCGAGGGCATCGGCGACACCATCCGCGTCTCCCTGTCGGCCCCGCCGGTCGAGGAGATCAAGGTGGGCAACCAGATCCTGGAGTCGCTTAACCTCAAGCCGCGCCGTCTGGAGATCGTCTCCTGCCCGTCCTGCGGACGCGCCCAGGTCGACGTCTACAAGCTCGCCGAAGAGGTCACCGCGGGCCTCGACGGCATGGAGGTCCCGCTGCGCGTCGCCGTCATGGGCTGCGTCGTGAACGGACCGGGCGAGGCCCGCGAGGCCGACCTCGGCGTCGCCTCCGGCAACGGCAAGGGCCAGATCTTCGTGAAGGGCGAGGTCATCAAGACCGTCCCCGAGTCGAAGATCGTCGAGACCCTCATCGAAGAGGCGCTGAAGATCGCCGAGCAGATGGAGAAGGACGGCGTCGCCTCCGGCGAGCCCACGGTGGCCGTCGCCGGCTGACCCGTGTCCTGACCTGAGGCCCGTCGCCCCCTCGGGGACGACGGGCCTCTGTCGTGGCCTGCGGGTGCGTGCGGTGTGTGGTTGCTCATCGATGAGGCAGCGGCGCAGCCGCATGCCGAAGGGGCGGGCGCGGGGCACTGCGCGACCGGCTCCACGACGGCACCGGCACACGCACGACAACAGCACCCCGCCGGCCGAGAAGGCGTGGGGCCGCCGCAGGCAGGCCCCCGAAACAGCCGCCGTCGCAGAGGCAGAGGCGCCGCACAATTCCGGCAGGTACAGTGCGGAGATCAGCAGACCCTTTGGTGAGGCCCCCGCACGTGTTGACTCAGACCACCACCCGGGTCCTCGAACCGAGTGACCTCGACGCCGCGCTCGCCGTGTTGGACCGCGAGCCGGTTGCCAATGCCTTCGTGGCGTCCCGCGTCCAGGTGGCGGGCCTCGACCCGTGGCGTCTGGGCGGCGAGATGTGGGGCTGGTACGAGGACGGGATGCTCGAGTCCCTCTGCTACGCGGGCGCGAACCTGGTCCCGATCTGCGCCACCCCGAGGGCCGTGCGCGGGTTCGCCGACCGGGCCCGCAGGGCCGGGCGCCGCTGCTCCTCCATCGTCGGTCCCGCCGAGGCCACCGCCCAGCTGTGGCGGCTGCTCGAACCGAACTGGGGCCCGGCCAGGGACGTACGCGCCCAGCAGCCCCTCATGGTCACCGACCGGCTCCCCGACGACATCGTTCCGGACCCGTACGTCCGTCGCGTCCGGAAGGACGAGATGGAGACGATCATGCCGGCGTGCGTGGCGATGTTCACGGAGGAGGTCGGCATCTCGCCGCTCGCCGGTGACGGGGGCCTGCTGTACCAGGCGAGGGTGGCCGAACTGGTCGGCTCGGGGCGCTCGTTCGCCCGGCTCGACGAGCACGGCAAGGTCATCTTCAAGGCCGAGATCGGCGCCGCGACGACGCGGGCCTGCCAGATCCAGGGCGTGTGGATCGCCCCCGAACACCGCGGCCGCGGCCTCGCCGCCCCGGGCATGGCGGCGGTCCTGCGCTATGCGCTCGCGGATGTCGCGCCGCTGGTCAGCCTGTACGTGAACGACTTCAACACCCCGGCGCGGGCCGCGTACCGCCGGGTCGGATTCGAGGAAGTCGGCGCCTTCATGAGCGTCCTGTTCTGACGCGTAGGCGCGCTCCCCGGGGCACCTGTCTCACATTTCTGGCGCCATTTGACATTAGCGCCCCTTATGGAAGATAAAGAAGCTCCTTTGGTTCAAGCTTCACCCAGTGTGAACAACCTCCCTGTGCACACCGGCGTGGACGCTGATGAGTTTCTACGCGAATGAGTGCCGCCATGTCCGACCGTGCCAGTGACTCCTCCCAGGCCTGGGAGGAGTGGCGTACCGAGCGGCACCGCTCCGTCACCGGTCCCACCGGGAACCTCGCCCTCGTCGAGACCCGCTGGCTGCCCGCGGGCGAGCGCCCCGACCTCACGACGGCCGGCGCCGGACAGCGCGACAGCGTGACCGTCACCACCGTCGAGCGCACCGACATGGTGACCGGCGAGCCCGAGTACGCGCTGCGCTTCTGGGACGCCGAGTCCCCCGCGATCCAGAACTTCGAGCGCACCGACGCGTTCCCGTTCGACCCGGCCTGGGTGCTGGACGCCACGTACACCCCCGTGGAGGACGGCCGCCGCGTCGCCTTCGAGCACATCCGGGACAACGGCGGCACCCGCGACCTCGCCGTCCCCGGCGACATCGCGCTCACCGTCGACGGCACCGACTACACGCTCAGCGCCTTCGACGACGACGGCACGCTGCTGCTCGTCTTCGGCGACCCGACCAACGGGACGGCCACCTACGGCGCGGGCCGGTTCCTCTTCGTCGAGCACACGGGGGAGGGACGGGTGCGGCTCGACTTCAACCGCGCGTTCGTCCCGCCGTGCGGCTTCTCCGATCAGTACAACTGTCCGATGCCGCCGCGGCAGAACCGCTTCCATCTGCCCGTGGAAGCGGGCGAGAAGCTCCCCGTCTTCCGCGACGGCTTCGCCGGCCAGCACTGATCCCCGCGCTCCCCCCTCCCCGCGCCCCGCACGAAGGCAGCCTCATGAACCTCCCCAAGAAGCCCCTGTCCGCCGGTGTGCTCACCGTCGCCCTCGCCGTGACCCTCGCCGCGTGCGGTGGCTCCGGCGACAACAACAGCAACGGCGGCAGTGGCTCGTACGACAAGAACGCCACGGTCAACATCGGTTCCCTGTACGAGCCGCAGAACCTGGACAACACCGGAGGCGGCGGCCAGGGCGTCACCGAGGCGCTCAACGGCAATGTCTACGAGGGCCTGTTCAAGCTCACCGACGACGGCAAGGTCGACAACCTCCTCGCCAAGGACCACAAGGTCTCCGGCGACGGGCTCACCTACACCTTCACCCTGCGCGACGGCGTGAAGTTCCACAGTGGCAAGGCGCTGACCAGCAAGGACGTCAAGTACAGCCTGGAGAAGGTGATCGCGCCGGACTCGCAGTCCGCGCGCAAGAGCAACCTCGAGGTCATCAAGACGATCGACACCCCCGACGCGAAGACCGTGAAGGTCACGCTGAAGCAGAAGTCGATCTCCTTCGTCTACAACCTCTCCTACGTCTGGATCATCAACGACCAGGCGAAGAACCTGAAGACGACCGAGGACGGCACGGGCCCCTACAAGCTGGGCAAGTGGACGCGTGGCTCCGCGCTCGGCCTCGACCGCTTCCCGGGCTACTGGGGCACCGCCGCCACGAACAAGCAGGTCGTCTTCCACTACTACAAGGACGCGACCGCGCTGAACAACGCGCTGCTGACGAACGCCGTGGACGTCGTCACCAGCGAGCAGTCGCCCGACGCCCTCGACCAGTTCAAGTCCAACCAGAGCTACAAGGTCAACGACGGCAACTCGACGACCAAGCTCCTGCTCGCCTTCAACGACAAGGCCAAGCCCTTCACGGACGTCAAGGTCCGCAAGGCCGTCTCGTCCGCGATCGACGACAAGAAGCTCCTCGAGTCCGTCTGGGGCGGCTATGGCAAGGAGATCGGGTCGATGGTGCCGCCCACCGACCCCTGGTACGAGGACCTGACCAAGGTCAACGCGTACGACCCGACCGAGGCCAAGAAGCTGCTCGAGGAAGCCGGTTACGCGAAGGGCTTCAGCTTCACGCTGGACACCCCGAACTACGACCCGCACCCGACGGCCGCCACCTTCATCAAGTCGCAGCTCGCCAAGGTCGGCATCACCGTCAAGATCAACACGATCACGCCCGACGAGTGGTACACGAAGGTCTACAAGAACCACGACTTCTCGGCCACGCTCCAGGAGCACGTGAACGACCGCGACGTCGTCTGGTACGGCAACCCCGACTTCTACTGGGGCTACGACAACAAGCAGGTCGTCAAGTGGGTCGAGGACGCCGAGAAGGCGTCGTCCACCCAGCAGCAGACCGACATCCTCAAGAAGGTCAACCGCAAGACCGCCGAGGACGCCGCCAGCGACTGGCTGTACCTGTACCCGCAGATCGTCGTCGCCAACAGCAAGCTGTCCGGCTACCCGCTCAACGGCCTGAACTCGCAGTTCTTCGCGTACGACATCAAGAAGGGCTGATGACCGGCTATCTCCTGCGCCGCCTCGCCTTCCTCGTCGTCTCCCTGGTCCTCGCGAGCATCGTCCTGTTCGTGCTCCTGAGGATGCTGCCCGGCGATCCGGCGAACGCCCTCACCTCCGTGGGCGCTTCGCCGGAGCAGATAGCCGCGGCACGGCACTCCATCGGATCCGACCGACCGCTGCCCGAGCAGTTCACCCACTGGATGGGCCAGCTCGCGACCGGCGACCTCGGCACGTCCTTCGTCAGCTCGCTGCCCGTCGGACCCGAGGTCGTCCAGCGTCTGAGCGTGACCGTGCCGCTGACCCTGTCGGCGTTCGTCCTCGCCGTGCTGATCGCGGTCCCGGCCGGCTTCGTCGCCGCGTACAAGCGCCGGACCTGGTACGGCGCCCTGCTCAGCGGGGTGTCCCAACTGGGCATCGCCGTACCGGTGTTCTGGCTCGGCATGATCCTCATCGTGGTGTTCGCGCTGAACGCCGGCTGGCTGCCGTCCGGCGGCTTCCCGCAGGACGGCTGGTCCGACCCCGCACAGGCGATCCGCTCCCTCGTGCTCCCCGTCGTCACCATCGCCCTGGTCATGTCGGCGTCCCTGATCCGCTACGTCAGATCGGCGACGCTCGACGTCCTCGACAGCGACTTCCTGCGCACCTCGCGCGCCCTCGGCTCCTCCTTCGGTCAGGCCATGTGGCGCCACGGACTGCGCAACGCCTCCGTGCCGGTCATCTCGATCCTCGGCATCGAACTGGCGTCGACCCTGCTCGGCGCGGTCGTCGTCGAGTCCGTGTTCGCGCTGCCGGGGCTCGGCTCCCTGCTCGCCACCGGCATCGCCCAGCACGACTACCCCGTCATCCAGGGCGTCCTGTTCGTCTCCACCCTCGCCGTGCTGCTCATCGGCTTCGCCGCCGACCTCGTGCAGCGGATCATCGACCCACGGCTGCGCGACCGGCTCTCGGGAGGCGCCCGATGAAGCGTTCCGCAACCCTGTGGACGGGGTGCGTCCTCGCCGGACTCATCGCCCTCATCGCACTCGTCTCCCTCTTCTGGCTGCCGTACGACCCCTCGGACACCTCCGGCGGACGGCTCGCCGGGCCGGGCGACGGACACCTGATAGGCACCGACAAGCTCGGCCGCGACCTGCTGACGCAGCTCATGACCGGGTCCAGGATCGCGATCGCGGCCGGGCTCGGGTCCGTCGTGATCGCGGCCGTCGTCGGCATCACGCTCGGCCTCGTCGCGGCGTTCGCGCAGGGCTGGTTCGACGACACCGTCTCGGCCCTGCTCGACATCCTCATCGCGTTCCCGACGCTGCTGCTCGCCATGCTGATCGTCTCCGCCCGCTCGGCGACCCTCACCTCGGCGATCATCGCGATCGGCCTCGCCCAGAGCGCGATCGTCGCGCGTCTCACCCGGATCCTGGCCAAACGCGTCCTCGCGCAGGACTACATCACCGCCTCACGCAC
This window contains:
- a CDS encoding ABC transporter permease — translated: MTGYLLRRLAFLVVSLVLASIVLFVLLRMLPGDPANALTSVGASPEQIAAARHSIGSDRPLPEQFTHWMGQLATGDLGTSFVSSLPVGPEVVQRLSVTVPLTLSAFVLAVLIAVPAGFVAAYKRRTWYGALLSGVSQLGIAVPVFWLGMILIVVFALNAGWLPSGGFPQDGWSDPAQAIRSLVLPVVTIALVMSASLIRYVRSATLDVLDSDFLRTSRALGSSFGQAMWRHGLRNASVPVISILGIELASTLLGAVVVESVFALPGLGSLLATGIAQHDYPVIQGVLFVSTLAVLLIGFAADLVQRIIDPRLRDRLSGGAR
- a CDS encoding M50 family metallopeptidase; the protein is MMILGIVVFAIGLLVSIAWHELGHLSTAKLFKIRVPQYMVGFGPTIWSRTKGDTEYGVKAIPLGGYIRMIGMFPPGPDGKIQSRSTSPFRSMVEDARAAAFEELQPGDETRLFYTRKPWKRVIVMFAGPFMNLILAVGLFFTVLMGFGITQQTTTVSSVQQCVVKQSENRDTCKKSDPASPAAAAGLRAKDKIVSFNGVKTDQWNTLSDEIRANPGRTVDIVVQRDGQEKVLHAKIATNQVAKKDSSGQIVQGEYINAGFLGFSASTGVVRQDFGDSVTWMGDRVGDAVHSLAALPGKIPALWDAAFGDGPREPDSPMGVVGAARVGGEIFNLDIPATQQLGMALMLVAGFNLSLFLFNMLPLLPLDGGHIAGALWESLRRNVAKVFKRPDPGPFDVAKLMPVAYVVAGIFVCFTVLVLIADVVNPVKIT
- a CDS encoding ABC transporter substrate-binding protein — protein: MNLPKKPLSAGVLTVALAVTLAACGGSGDNNSNGGSGSYDKNATVNIGSLYEPQNLDNTGGGGQGVTEALNGNVYEGLFKLTDDGKVDNLLAKDHKVSGDGLTYTFTLRDGVKFHSGKALTSKDVKYSLEKVIAPDSQSARKSNLEVIKTIDTPDAKTVKVTLKQKSISFVYNLSYVWIINDQAKNLKTTEDGTGPYKLGKWTRGSALGLDRFPGYWGTAATNKQVVFHYYKDATALNNALLTNAVDVVTSEQSPDALDQFKSNQSYKVNDGNSTTKLLLAFNDKAKPFTDVKVRKAVSSAIDDKKLLESVWGGYGKEIGSMVPPTDPWYEDLTKVNAYDPTEAKKLLEEAGYAKGFSFTLDTPNYDPHPTAATFIKSQLAKVGITVKINTITPDEWYTKVYKNHDFSATLQEHVNDRDVVWYGNPDFYWGYDNKQVVKWVEDAEKASSTQQQTDILKKVNRKTAEDAASDWLYLYPQIVVANSKLSGYPLNGLNSQFFAYDIKKG
- a CDS encoding DUF1684 domain-containing protein, with translation MSAAMSDRASDSSQAWEEWRTERHRSVTGPTGNLALVETRWLPAGERPDLTTAGAGQRDSVTVTTVERTDMVTGEPEYALRFWDAESPAIQNFERTDAFPFDPAWVLDATYTPVEDGRRVAFEHIRDNGGTRDLAVPGDIALTVDGTDYTLSAFDDDGTLLLVFGDPTNGTATYGAGRFLFVEHTGEGRVRLDFNRAFVPPCGFSDQYNCPMPPRQNRFHLPVEAGEKLPVFRDGFAGQH
- the ispG gene encoding flavodoxin-dependent (E)-4-hydroxy-3-methylbut-2-enyl-diphosphate synthase, yielding MTAISLGMPSVPTKLAERRRSRQIQVGTVAVGGDAPVSVQSMTTTRTSDIGATLQQIAELTASGCQIVRVACPTQDDADALPVIAKKSQIPVIADIHFQPKYVFAAIEAGCAAVRVNPGNIKQFDDKVKEIAQAAKDHGTPIRIGVNAGSLDARLLKKYGKATPEALVESALWEASLFEEHGFRDIKISVKHNDPVVMVNAYRQLAAQCDYPLHLGVTEAGPAFQGTIKSAVAFGALLSEGIGDTIRVSLSAPPVEEIKVGNQILESLNLKPRRLEIVSCPSCGRAQVDVYKLAEEVTAGLDGMEVPLRVAVMGCVVNGPGEAREADLGVASGNGKGQIFVKGEVIKTVPESKIVETLIEEALKIAEQMEKDGVASGEPTVAVAG
- the dxr gene encoding 1-deoxy-D-xylulose-5-phosphate reductoisomerase — encoded protein: MSDSASPLADPHLVFDPAGSDGPRDVVILGSTGSIGTQAIDLVLRNPDRFTVTALSAAGGRVGLLAEQARQLRVRTVAVAREDVVPALREALRAQYADGEPLPEILAGPDAATQLAASSCHTVLNGITGSIGLAPTLAALEAGRTLALANKESLIVGGPLVKALAKPGQIIPVDSEHAALFQALAAGKRSDVRKLVVTASGGPFRGRTKADLAHVTPEDALAHPTWAMGPVITVNSATLVNKGLEVIEAHLLYDIPFERIEVVVHPQSYVHSMVEFTDGSTLAQATPPDMRGPIAIGLGWPERIPDAAPAFDWTKASSWEFFPLDTEAFPSVGLARHVGELAGTAPAVFNAANEECVDAFLNGALPFNGIMDTVTKVVEEHGVPSTTTSGTSLTVADVLEAETWARARARELTAQATSTAEARA
- a CDS encoding ABC transporter permease; the protein is MKRSATLWTGCVLAGLIALIALVSLFWLPYDPSDTSGGRLAGPGDGHLIGTDKLGRDLLTQLMTGSRIAIAAGLGSVVIAAVVGITLGLVAAFAQGWFDDTVSALLDILIAFPTLLLAMLIVSARSATLTSAIIAIGLAQSAIVARLTRILAKRVLAQDYITASRTSGTSWPRIVGEHVLPNIWPTLSVNLALQFGLAVLAEASLSYLGLGAPPPNASWGRMLQEAQATFTTAPAGALAPGILLVLLVIGVNLVADGLRDTLDPARRRRTAA
- a CDS encoding GNAT family N-acetyltransferase, with translation MLTQTTTRVLEPSDLDAALAVLDREPVANAFVASRVQVAGLDPWRLGGEMWGWYEDGMLESLCYAGANLVPICATPRAVRGFADRARRAGRRCSSIVGPAEATAQLWRLLEPNWGPARDVRAQQPLMVTDRLPDDIVPDPYVRRVRKDEMETIMPACVAMFTEEVGISPLAGDGGLLYQARVAELVGSGRSFARLDEHGKVIFKAEIGAATTRACQIQGVWIAPEHRGRGLAAPGMAAVLRYALADVAPLVSLYVNDFNTPARAAYRRVGFEEVGAFMSVLF